The genomic stretch GCGCCGCCAGCACCATGGCTTCCACACCGATCCTTTCCCATGCTACCCCTCCCTCTTTTGCCTCAGCTCATGTGTGGTTGGCACACTGGAGATGACATAGCCATCCTCCTCCTCTCATCGGCGCCGCCCCACAGCAGTGTGCCACCCCTTCTCCCTTCGAGCAACCGGTGCAGCGCCGCCATCTGTGCATATCACGTCGGTGAAACGTCGCCTCCTCTCCCATCTCCTCCAGCCATTCTGTCTAAAACCATTATAGAGGTTGTCATTTTATTTAGTCGGCACTTAATTAGTTTTTTCTTGGTGGTGATTTGTAGTTGTAATTAATAAACTGAAAAGGTTCAAGTGTTGCTTAGTCAAGATCTGATGATAGAAAATCTATAATCTAGCATATCTATTGGTTGACGGCCATATTTCAAAGGCCATAGATATTGGGATATCAATATGGTAGTATGGACTCACATTAATATATAGAACACCATGGTGGTCACTGTTGCCCCAGCAGACTATTTGATGTCCAAAACTACATTGTTATTCTAGTCACGGTAGACCAAGATAGGATATGACCCTCCGACTTGAAGAGAGATATGGCTTTGAGCCTCCTGATCGAGTGATCACTTTGCATGGCATTGAGACTGCTGGCTATGGGTCAACCTTAATCAAGAATTTGTATCATGAGTTCGAGAAGAGATCTAGATAGCGAGCACCCAAGGAGGACAAGTAATCACCTTGAGCTTCACAATATATTAGCCTATTTCTGTTTTAACCCAACttgaaagaacaccggatgaacacgGTGGCATGCGCAGCGCGATTGGAGGTTTTCTCGCAGCAGAGCCAGGGAAAGGACATCGAGATGGCGACGGCGGTGGCCCTGCTCTCTCCGGCCGTACATACTCTCGCTGTCTCGCCTCGCAGTCGTCGTACGCAGCGTGTCAGGCATCCCGTACCTCAAGCATTGGGTGATGATTTGATTTTCAGCCAGAAGAAGAACCAGGTACTCATGCATAAATGGCCATTACCATGTACACCAGTTTGTAGATAGCCTTTGTACGTAGCTAGCTACGCATAGATGGAGCTGTGTCTGGCCTTGGGTCGCCCGGGAACTGTCGGCAGtggggcggccggccagggagcGTACAACGGCAGAGTGGCCGGCGATGAGGCGCGGCCGCTGTTCCCGTGTCTCTTCTGCGACAGGAAGTTCCTCAAGCCGCATGCCCTCGGTGGCCACCAGAACGCGCACAAGGAGGAGCGCGCGGCCGGCTGGAACCCCTACGTCTACGGTCGCCACCCCGCTGCCGCCTCGTCTCACGCCGCCGCCACCGATAACTTCATCCCTATCGCCGCGCACTGTGGTGGCGGGGCCGCCGCTGCAACCCCCCTCCATGTCGTTCCTGAGGCTGGCACGCTGGCTCCGTCGGTCCACGGCGTGCGAGTTGCAGCCGGCCCGTTCTCCGGCGTCCACGACGACGCGGGGACATGCTAAGCTCGGGAAGGTCACCGGCCTCTGAGCCGGCGCCGGAGATCAACACCGGCGTAGATATTGTTgaaaatatgagcaaattactacgagatttaatccgaataaacagaaaataaatcatgaccataatagcagagattaaactaatcatgcgaactcaCTGGCGAAGGACCCCAGTGGGCAAGGTCTGGCTGCCGCCATACCTTGTTTTGGTGCAAACATATTTTTATACCTACGCACACTTCTCTCAGATGGCTACGCTGAATCTCGTCACTGGAAAAATCGCTAAAGAGAGAGGTCGTTCGCTGGATGGGCCCATCAGACGTAGTTGAAAGTTGGGCCACGTATAGACACGGCATCCAGAAGCAGTTGGCCCATTTACACTTCATGGTGGCTGCTCTTGCTCTCAATTGTCTCAAAAAGAAGCTCTCGCTCTCAGTTGTCTAAAAAAACTCAATCTTCTCAAATAAAAAAGCTCTCTCTCTAAAAAAAGATCTCTCTCTCAACCAACCGACCGAGAACCAGCTCACCAGCTCAGATAGAGACACACACGCAGGCGGCACGCAGAAACCCTA from Triticum urartu cultivar G1812 unplaced genomic scaffold, Tu2.1 TuUngrouped_contig_8778, whole genome shotgun sequence encodes the following:
- the LOC125532009 gene encoding zinc finger protein STAMENLESS 1-like, with translation MELCLALGRPGTVGSGAAGQGAYNGRVAGDEARPLFPCLFCDRKFLKPHALGGHQNAHKEERAAGWNPYVYGRHPAAASSHAAATDNFIPIAAHCGGGAAAATPLHVVPEAGTLAPSVHGVRVAAGPFSGVHDDAGTC